In Methanobacterium sp., the following are encoded in one genomic region:
- a CDS encoding DUF11 domain-containing protein: MKNIKKQTTTKILISIIFIIASLTLIGAVSAADTNLTDNPSDSVSSDDLAFIEISGQVNQCSNGEPFPGATVKVHDNGTEIASTTTNPDGTYNFNFQSKKRVFTVTANANGHKPSTQEVTVVENSDGTYTGTSDFKLGANDAYVWNGWASDPTHDITFSDTTTINGNAPNARTTIQAGIDHAELTGSTVYIAPSTYYEHNLVIDNPVTIHGENMGSTIIDGQNGRIFYITASNVNIQQLTLTHGNALAYGGAILTVSGTVNISNTIFDRNYVTNYGGAIYNNGGTLTILNSAFYSNGAGDFGGAICNNGGTVTIPGSTFDSNTAPNGGGGAIYNTGTLDINTSTFQNNEAFSGNGGAIYNDGGTVTIGTGSTFTGNRVNNPGYSGGAIYNTNDGRVFISGTTFNSNYAQHGNGGAIYNNDGTVNIFESSTFDHNEVSDGYGGAIYNSNSGAVNILDYGIINRFINNSAGIGGAIANFGMIDISHSAFGDISEGNTANYGGAIYNSGTVNMSGSTFTDNTVNIDGGAIYNNVGGTVNIGAGSTFTHNSANYDGGAIYNVNGGTVEIYSGTFDNNHTNGGDGGAIYNTGTANIYDSTFTDNHAYHDFGDCYGGAIFNTRTLRIDSSTFTGNRASFDGGGGAIYNAGTADIFGGTLFDGNTASSGYGGAIYNTSIMNISCATFTGNRAVDEFMGWQLCYGGAIYNNGGNILIWNSPNSFNGNSASGGGGAIYNNGGTVTIFGGCAFNGNAATDPISGYGGAIYNNRGTVNIRGTSAFNGNTATRDGGAIYNTVGGNIDFSCDELTFINNRATTTYGGAIYNNGGTVTISSDALGTKFEGNTAGTNGGAIYNTVGGIVTISDTTFTSNSALNGGAINNNAGGTVTLSNTSFINNAATTGYAGAIYNSGTLNISGSSTFTGNTSFGGDGGAIYNTGTVGISGSTFTNNHTNIPLTNTGGGAIYNTSSGTVNISSSNFTSNTSDGDGGAIHNTGSGTVNISSTNFTSNTSDGFGGAIYNTGSGTVNITGTNTFTSSSSSQGGAIYNNGGTVTISGTTFNSNTATFGPGGAIHNSGTVNITGTNTFTGNTAINSYGGAIYNMGGTVTISGSSILTGNSAINGGAIYNDVGAVTLSGTAFNGNTATSYGGAIYNHAGTLNISGINSFNTNSATSGGGAIYNTGTVTLTGTNTFASNDAYGYGGAINNAGTLNISGTNTFNGNTANVGGAICNDGGSVTISGTTFNSNGAWIAGGAIYNRSGRLDITDSTFTNNNSSNDWLIAVGGGAIYNEAGIVTISGTTFTGNYAGIHSGGAIYNHAGTVTISNATFINNRATNVGNGGAVFTDGNGDIQIHFSRILNNPGVDIYSTGTNVDATKNWFGDNFIGTNPIAEGRATSNIIVDPWVILTVTANPTTITNGGTSIITADFNHINGGGALTGGHIPDGPITLGIPWGSFQNPAITHSITANTVDGAITTTFYSNEGPVNPLYNPVKVTAAADGYTTDTESAFININKDVKLTVTQTVNKPRPHVGDKVTFTVKVQNNGIDAGTNIQIRDIMPSGFNNVVITPSKGTYDNTSGIWTLYLLSGETATLTLTGEVTEALVGKTTTNIATIPGTTSSASSSIYVPKAGTITVHAATVNKNTANGLITPKDITSKVTPDPYKDTPQETLGNWLLSYWWIILAILLLIAGRLLWFLLAAKRETEE, from the coding sequence GTGAAAAACATAAAAAAACAAACAACTACAAAAATTCTCATTTCTATTATCTTTATCATCGCTTCATTAACATTAATAGGTGCTGTTTCGGCAGCAGATACAAATTTAACTGATAATCCATCTGATTCTGTTTCTTCAGATGACCTTGCCTTTATAGAAATTTCAGGTCAAGTCAACCAATGTTCTAATGGAGAACCTTTCCCCGGAGCAACAGTAAAAGTCCATGATAATGGGACAGAGATTGCCAGTACCACCACAAATCCCGATGGGACTTACAATTTTAATTTCCAAAGCAAAAAGCGAGTTTTCACAGTAACAGCCAATGCCAACGGACACAAACCATCAACTCAGGAAGTTACGGTTGTTGAAAACTCCGATGGTACTTACACAGGAACATCAGATTTCAAACTGGGAGCTAACGACGCCTACGTCTGGAATGGATGGGCTTCAGATCCTACTCATGATATTACTTTCTCTGATACTACCACAATTAATGGAAATGCACCTAATGCTCGAACTACTATACAAGCAGGTATAGATCACGCTGAACTTACTGGAAGCACAGTATACATAGCACCCAGCACTTACTATGAACACAACTTGGTTATCGACAACCCAGTTACAATACACGGTGAAAACATGGGCTCAACCATAATTGACGGCCAAAATGGACGTATATTCTATATAACTGCTTCAAATGTCAATATACAACAACTAACACTTACCCATGGAAATGCTCTTGCCTATGGTGGAGCTATCCTCACGGTTAGTGGAACCGTAAACATATCTAATACCATTTTTGATCGTAACTATGTAACTAACTATGGCGGAGCTATCTACAACAATGGTGGAACATTAACCATATTAAACAGTGCATTTTATAGTAATGGCGCAGGTGACTTTGGTGGAGCAATCTGCAACAATGGTGGAACAGTAACCATACCAGGCAGCACATTCGACAGTAACACGGCACCAAATGGTGGTGGCGGAGCCATCTACAACACAGGAACATTAGACATAAACACCAGCACATTCCAAAATAACGAAGCATTTAGTGGTAATGGCGGAGCCATCTACAATGATGGAGGAACAGTAACCATAGGTACAGGCAGCACATTCACAGGCAACAGAGTAAATAATCCGGGTTATAGCGGTGGAGCTATCTACAACACTAATGACGGGAGGGTGTTCATATCAGGCACCACATTCAACAGTAATTATGCACAACATGGTAATGGTGGAGCCATCTACAACAATGATGGAACCGTAAACATATTCGAAAGCAGCACTTTCGACCATAACGAAGTATCTGATGGTTATGGTGGAGCCATCTACAATTCTAATAGTGGAGCAGTAAACATACTTGACTATGGTATAATCAATAGGTTCATCAATAACAGCGCAGGGATTGGTGGAGCGATCGCCAATTTTGGAATGATAGATATATCCCACTCTGCATTCGGCGATATATCTGAGGGTAACACCGCAAATTATGGTGGAGCTATCTACAATAGTGGAACCGTAAACATGTCAGGCAGCACATTCACTGATAACACCGTAAACATTGATGGTGGAGCTATCTACAACAATGTTGGTGGAACCGTAAACATAGGTGCAGGCAGCACATTCACACACAACTCTGCAAATTATGATGGGGGAGCCATCTACAATGTTAATGGTGGAACCGTAGAGATATACAGCGGCACATTCGACAATAACCACACAAATGGTGGTGATGGTGGAGCTATCTACAATACTGGAACTGCAAACATATACGACAGCACATTCACAGACAACCATGCATATCATGATTTTGGTGATTGTTATGGTGGAGCTATCTTCAACACTAGAACGTTAAGAATAGACAGCAGCACATTCACAGGCAACAGGGCTTCATTCGATGGTGGTGGTGGAGCTATCTACAATGCCGGGACAGCAGACATATTTGGCGGCACCCTATTCGACGGTAACACCGCATCAAGTGGTTATGGTGGAGCAATCTACAACACTAGTATAATGAACATATCATGCGCAACATTCACAGGCAACAGGGCAGTAGATGAGTTTATGGGGTGGCAGCTTTGTTATGGTGGTGCCATTTATAATAATGGTGGAAACATCCTAATATGGAATTCCCCTAATTCATTTAACGGTAACAGCGCAAGTGGTGGTGGTGGAGCCATCTACAACAATGGTGGAACAGTAACTATATTCGGCGGCTGCGCATTCAACGGTAACGCCGCAACTGATCCTATATCCGGGTATGGTGGAGCCATCTACAACAATCGTGGAACAGTAAACATAAGAGGCACTAGCGCATTCAACGGTAACACCGCAACACGTGATGGTGGAGCAATCTACAACACTGTTGGTGGAAATATAGACTTTTCATGCGACGAACTCACATTTATTAATAATAGAGCAACAACTACTTATGGGGGAGCCATCTACAATAATGGCGGAACTGTAACCATATCTAGCGATGCACTCGGCACTAAATTTGAGGGTAACACTGCAGGAACTAATGGTGGAGCTATCTACAACACTGTTGGTGGAATAGTAACCATTTCAGACACAACATTTACCAGTAACTCCGCATTGAATGGTGGGGCTATCAACAACAATGCAGGTGGAACAGTAACCCTATCTAACACCTCATTTATCAATAATGCTGCAACGACAGGTTATGCTGGGGCCATCTACAATAGTGGAACACTAAACATATCCGGCAGCAGCACATTCACAGGCAACACTTCATTCGGTGGTGATGGTGGAGCCATCTACAATACCGGAACCGTCGGAATATCTGGCAGTACATTCACAAACAACCATACAAATATTCCTTTAACAAATACAGGTGGCGGAGCTATCTACAACACCAGTAGTGGAACCGTAAACATATCAAGCTCCAATTTCACAAGTAACACGTCAGATGGTGATGGTGGAGCTATCCACAACACCGGTAGTGGAACCGTAAACATATCAAGCACCAATTTCACAAGTAACACGTCAGATGGTTTTGGTGGGGCCATCTACAACACCGGTAGTGGAACCGTAAACATAACAGGTACCAACACTTTCACCAGTAGCTCATCATCACAAGGAGGAGCTATCTACAATAATGGCGGAACTGTAACCATATCCGGAACCACATTCAACAGTAACACTGCCACATTCGGTCCTGGTGGAGCTATCCACAACTCAGGGACAGTGAACATAACAGGTACCAACACATTCACAGGTAACACTGCAATAAATAGTTATGGTGGAGCTATATACAATATGGGTGGAACTGTAACCATATCCGGCAGCAGCATTCTCACCGGTAACTCCGCAATAAATGGTGGAGCCATATATAATGATGTTGGAGCCGTTACCTTATCAGGCACCGCATTTAATGGTAACACTGCGACAAGTTACGGTGGAGCTATCTACAACCATGCTGGAACACTAAACATATCTGGCATAAATTCATTCAACACCAACAGCGCAACAAGCGGTGGAGGAGCAATCTACAACACGGGCACAGTAACCCTAACAGGCACTAACACATTCGCCAGTAACGATGCATATGGTTATGGTGGGGCTATCAACAATGCTGGAACACTAAACATATCAGGCACCAACACATTCAATGGTAACACTGCAAATGTGGGTGGAGCCATCTGCAATGATGGTGGATCTGTAACCATATCCGGAACCACATTCAACAGTAACGGCGCATGGATAGCTGGTGGAGCAATCTACAACCGTTCAGGAAGATTAGATATAACTGACAGCACATTCACCAACAACAATTCTTCAAATGATTGGTTGATAGCTGTTGGTGGTGGAGCAATCTACAACGAGGCTGGAATTGTAACCATATCTGGTACCACTTTCACCGGTAACTATGCAGGTATTCATTCTGGCGGAGCTATCTACAACCATGCTGGAACAGTAACCATATCAAACGCCACATTTATTAATAATAGAGCAACGAATGTTGGTAATGGTGGGGCTGTTTTTACCGATGGAAATGGAGATATACAGATACATTTCAGCCGCATCTTAAACAACCCCGGAGTTGACATTTACAGCACTGGAACCAATGTTGATGCCACCAAAAATTGGTTTGGTGATAACTTTATAGGAACCAACCCTATAGCAGAAGGAAGAGCAACATCCAACATAATTGTGGATCCATGGGTTATTCTAACCGTTACTGCAAACCCAACAACCATTACCAATGGTGGAACATCCATTATTACAGCTGATTTCAACCACATCAACGGTGGTGGCGCACTTACAGGCGGACACATTCCCGACGGGCCCATAACTTTAGGCATACCATGGGGAAGCTTCCAAAACCCAGCAATCACCCATTCAATCACAGCAAATACTGTAGACGGCGCAATAACAACAACATTCTACTCCAATGAAGGACCAGTAAACCCATTATACAATCCAGTTAAGGTAACAGCAGCAGCAGATGGTTACACAACAGACACAGAATCTGCATTTATCAACATCAACAAAGACGTAAAATTAACAGTTACCCAGACAGTTAATAAACCAAGGCCACATGTTGGAGATAAAGTCACATTCACAGTCAAAGTTCAAAACAATGGGATAGACGCTGGAACAAACATCCAGATACGAGATATAATGCCATCTGGCTTTAATAACGTTGTAATAACTCCATCTAAAGGAACATATGACAATACTTCTGGAATCTGGACACTATACCTTTTAAGTGGTGAAACAGCAACTTTAACCCTCACCGGTGAAGTCACAGAAGCTCTAGTTGGTAAAACCACAACTAACATTGCAACAATCCCCGGAACAACAAGCTCAGCAAGTTCAAGCATCTACGTACCTAAAGCAGGAACTATAACAGTACATGCAGCAACAGTAAACAAAAACACAGCAAACGGACTGATAACACCCAAAGACATAACATCTAAAGTAACTCCAGATCCATACAAAGATACACCACAAGAAACACTTGGAAACTGGTTACTCTCATACTGGTGGATAATACTAGCAATTCTGCTTCTAATAGCAGGCAGGCTACTCTGGTTCTTGTTAGCAGCTAAAAGAGAAACCGAAGAATAG
- a CDS encoding Ig-like domain repeat protein, whose product MKKIKNQVITIKTNFLILPLLLSLTILFCASSVSAADGDIIYVNNNIGDDSYDGFNSIYDPITNHGPKLSIKNATGTVNTDGTVQLADGGYTGVNNTGITIDRSMKIIGESQSGTVINAQRLGRIFRIEPGITVTLENITLANGESSRGGQIWNRGTLNLINCTLTGGRADGGGSIQNTGVLNVTDCTFTGNDAAKYRDGGDYKGGAILNYGTLIINNSTFTGNYACYGGAIENYCTFGTTTADITNCTFTGNYLYLRTPTFDFGGGGEGGAIYNHCNYGTINVNLTNCTFTRNEALCGGAICSFSEHSGSTINLNLNNCTFTDNRVGFDSDGLGGLGGAIKNTARQDGTATLTVINSTFTGTSIEYSALYGGAIFNSGVDGGNAPLTVIGSTFKDNKVTFFDLIGAGGLGGAICNEADYSGIANMDITDSTFTGNYASYGGGAIFTHALELGTSIAHVNFNRFFGNTLDPTYGHGTTICKGTYGTVDADNNWWGTNTPDFSQLLYQIPDPDSWLVMNAIANPLSIQVGDTSTVTATIESYNKNSGLYSPVVHCAPIPAIFTATLGNMDPESTLIIPNLGIDQVKSIFTSTQQGTAALTAKVDDETVAFSIQADITPTTLTVGDVVGCYGNTATFTAILKNDLGQPVVGEEVNFSVDLGYIGHGTTDNTGTATLNYPLNFGIGHHAITAVFHDDIYKYLPSGGTGNLIVNINPTTTTVDNVHNFAGQNVNLVAHVVDSESKAVNSGQVRFTVGSATPIVANVVGGLATVTGWTIPSDWLPGTYNIVAEYLGNTNYTASTNTGVLTVDQTPTNVVVDNTHNFAGQNVNLVAHVTSPYGSVNEGLVRFTVIGPDDISVPVGDINVASGVASTTWTIQSAWNTGNHRLYAEYLGSPVYLGSLNSGTLTVDRTPTTLTVSDITSDKGINVDLKATLLDYYGNPVSGKSVTFKVNGVDVPGSAITGADGVATMPYTINLVGGTYNIEATFADTDTQYIGSTGTGSLKVPQSSVFVKTTVSNTNPIVGQTVTITFKLGNNGPDAAKNIVFTYVLPAEMELANLSGDNNYSYDPATRTITWKIDEVPAGTDPWLYANVRFLNAGNFNIKPTINLATYDPNINSNIQSVVINAKAVPVRVNAATVTGNGRTVTSGAAPYSPGTTPEGTSGNWLLSYWWIILLLLLIIFGALIWFLLATKQGETEG is encoded by the coding sequence GTGAAAAAGATAAAAAACCAAGTAATTACAATTAAAACTAACTTTTTAATTTTACCACTCCTTTTAAGCTTAACAATACTGTTTTGCGCAAGTAGTGTTTCTGCTGCAGATGGTGATATAATTTACGTGAATAACAACATCGGGGATGACTCATATGACGGTTTTAATTCAATATACGACCCCATAACCAATCACGGGCCAAAATTATCCATTAAAAACGCAACAGGAACCGTAAACACAGATGGAACAGTTCAATTAGCTGATGGAGGATACACTGGAGTAAACAACACTGGAATCACAATTGACAGGAGCATGAAAATCATTGGCGAAAGCCAGAGTGGAACTGTAATTAATGCCCAAAGATTAGGCCGTATATTCAGGATTGAACCTGGAATCACAGTCACCCTGGAAAACATAACACTTGCAAACGGAGAGTCATCACGTGGCGGGCAAATCTGGAATAGAGGTACCTTAAACTTAATCAACTGCACACTCACAGGAGGACGGGCAGATGGAGGCGGATCCATCCAAAATACAGGTGTTCTAAATGTCACCGACTGCACATTCACTGGAAACGACGCTGCAAAATATAGAGATGGAGGAGACTATAAGGGTGGAGCTATCCTCAATTATGGAACATTAATCATCAATAACAGCACATTCACCGGTAATTACGCATGTTATGGTGGAGCTATCGAAAACTACTGTACTTTTGGCACTACAACTGCTGATATAACTAACTGCACATTCACCGGTAACTACCTCTACTTAAGAACACCTACATTTGATTTTGGTGGTGGTGGTGAGGGTGGTGCCATCTACAATCATTGCAATTACGGCACTATCAATGTTAATTTAACCAACTGCACATTCACCCGTAATGAAGCATTATGTGGTGGAGCCATCTGTAGCTTTAGTGAACATAGTGGTAGCACTATAAATCTTAACCTAAATAACTGCACATTCACAGATAACCGTGTAGGATTTGATTCGGATGGATTGGGAGGTCTTGGTGGAGCCATCAAAAATACTGCCCGTCAAGACGGTACTGCCACTTTAACTGTAATTAACAGTACATTCACCGGTACATCCATAGAATACAGCGCATTATATGGTGGAGCTATATTCAATTCAGGTGTAGATGGTGGAAATGCCCCTCTTACTGTAATTGGAAGCACGTTCAAAGACAACAAAGTTACATTTTTTGACCTTATAGGGGCAGGTGGCTTAGGTGGAGCAATATGCAATGAAGCTGATTATAGCGGTATTGCCAATATGGATATAACTGACAGCACATTCACAGGTAACTACGCAAGTTATGGTGGTGGGGCTATCTTTACCCATGCACTTGAGTTAGGCACCTCCATTGCCCATGTGAATTTCAACAGGTTCTTTGGTAATACCTTAGACCCTACATACGGTCATGGTACAACAATTTGTAAAGGCACCTACGGTACAGTCGATGCAGATAATAATTGGTGGGGAACTAACACTCCTGATTTCAGCCAGTTACTATATCAAATACCAGATCCTGATTCCTGGCTGGTGATGAACGCCATAGCAAACCCCCTATCAATTCAAGTGGGAGACACATCAACCGTAACAGCAACTATAGAATCTTACAACAAAAATTCTGGCCTATATAGTCCTGTAGTGCATTGTGCGCCAATACCTGCAATTTTTACAGCAACTCTCGGAAATATGGATCCTGAATCCACATTAATAATACCTAACCTAGGTATTGATCAGGTTAAATCCATATTCACATCAACCCAGCAAGGTACAGCAGCTCTTACTGCAAAAGTTGATGATGAAACCGTTGCATTTTCAATACAAGCTGACATCACCCCAACAACCCTAACAGTAGGTGATGTAGTGGGTTGTTATGGTAACACTGCAACTTTTACCGCCATATTAAAAAATGATTTAGGCCAACCCGTAGTTGGTGAAGAAGTCAATTTCTCGGTAGATTTGGGTTATATAGGACACGGCACTACCGATAATACAGGGACAGCAACCCTAAACTATCCACTTAACTTCGGCATCGGCCATCACGCCATTACAGCAGTCTTCCATGATGACATCTACAAATACTTACCCAGCGGAGGAACAGGGAATCTAATTGTAAATATAAACCCTACAACAACTACTGTTGATAATGTACACAATTTCGCAGGTCAAAATGTGAATTTAGTGGCCCATGTAGTTGACAGCGAAAGTAAAGCAGTAAACAGTGGGCAGGTTAGATTCACTGTGGGCAGTGCTACTCCCATAGTTGCCAATGTTGTTGGCGGCTTAGCTACAGTTACTGGTTGGACTATTCCATCTGACTGGCTTCCAGGAACTTACAACATAGTTGCTGAATACCTTGGAAACACCAACTACACTGCATCAACCAATACAGGTGTTCTGACTGTGGATCAGACCCCTACTAACGTTGTTGTAGATAATACACACAACTTCGCAGGTCAAAATGTGAATTTGGTTGCTCATGTGACTAGTCCTTATGGTTCAGTTAACGAGGGACTGGTTAGGTTCACTGTAATCGGCCCTGATGATATCTCTGTTCCTGTAGGAGACATAAACGTTGCTAGCGGAGTAGCTTCCACCACTTGGACAATTCAGTCTGCTTGGAACACTGGAAACCATAGATTATACGCTGAATACCTTGGATCCCCCGTCTACCTTGGATCACTTAATTCAGGAACTCTAACTGTGGATAGGACTCCTACTACTTTAACTGTAAGCGATATAACCAGTGATAAAGGTATTAATGTAGATTTGAAGGCTACTTTGCTTGATTACTATGGTAATCCTGTTTCTGGTAAATCTGTTACCTTTAAAGTGAATGGTGTGGATGTTCCGGGTTCTGCAATTACAGGTGCTGATGGTGTGGCTACAATGCCGTATACCATTAATCTTGTGGGTGGAACCTATAACATAGAAGCGACATTTGCTGATACAGACACTCAATATATCGGTTCTACTGGAACTGGCTCACTTAAAGTACCACAATCAAGCGTTTTCGTTAAAACCACAGTAAGCAACACTAACCCTATAGTAGGTCAAACAGTAACCATAACATTCAAATTAGGAAATAACGGACCTGATGCAGCCAAAAATATAGTGTTTACTTATGTTTTACCTGCAGAAATGGAATTAGCGAACCTCAGCGGTGACAACAACTACTCATACGACCCAGCGACTCGAACCATAACCTGGAAGATTGATGAAGTGCCAGCAGGCACTGATCCTTGGCTCTACGCCAATGTGAGGTTCTTAAACGCAGGAAACTTCAACATCAAACCAACCATAAACCTGGCAACATACGACCCAAACATAAACAGCAACATACAATCTGTAGTAATTAACGCAAAAGCTGTTCCTGTAAGAGTTAACGCAGCAACAGTAACAGGAAACGGGCGGACTGTAACATCTGGAGCCGCTCCATATTCCCCAGGAACCACACCTGAAGGAACATCTGGAAACTGGTTATTATCCTACTGGTGGATAATACTACTACTGCTTCTGATAATCTTTGGAGCGTTGATATGGTTCCTATTAGCAACTAAACAAGGAGAAACTGAGGGATAA
- a CDS encoding DUF11 domain-containing protein produces MNDCTLTGNTEHVGGAIYNVGTCTLNDCTLTGNTANHDDGGAIYNYYGTLTANDCNFNGNTAHSSYFGGGGAICNYDGTLTATNCNFNGNRAGDQMGSGGAICNYDAGTLYVIGCNFNGNSASGSEYGNGGAIFNRYGYCSVTNSIFTDNTAHLTTTPGVNFINYIDMYMLDGYGGDICNGANLDVINCIFNGNHAVDIPGGVFNVFGVVTNFNLNRILGNTNIQCWGAVNWGINWYVPASLIVTITGPTTVNAGNTITYTITVTNNGQGHADNVQIQDIIPTILQNLVHDSFNLGTINEGSSKTVTITGTVPSSVTQGTIIENSATVTSRTPATITPSNIIRTIIYVIKTNPLIKKTLSNNLKISQTFAIINNGLSRETIANLITLQEWFKTGNNYGDGGWSYVSNNMTIAGLIIAILAVFGVLVALKRK; encoded by the coding sequence GTGAATGACTGTACTTTAACTGGCAACACGGAACATGTTGGTGGTGCTATCTACAATGTGGGTACTTGTACTTTGAATGACTGTACTTTGACTGGCAACACAGCAAATCATGATGATGGTGGTGCTATCTACAATTATTATGGTACTTTAACTGCTAATGACTGTAATTTCAATGGTAACACGGCACATTCTTCCTATTTTGGTGGTGGCGGTGCTATCTGCAATTATGATGGTACTTTAACTGCAACTAACTGTAATTTCAATGGTAACAGAGCAGGGGATCAAATGGGTAGTGGTGGTGCTATCTGCAATTATGATGCTGGTACCTTGTATGTTATTGGTTGTAATTTCAATGGCAACAGTGCAAGTGGTTCTGAGTATGGTAATGGTGGCGCTATATTCAATAGATACGGTTATTGCTCTGTTACTAACAGTATTTTCACTGATAACACTGCACATCTTACTACAACGCCTGGTGTAAACTTTATTAATTATATCGATATGTACATGTTAGATGGATATGGTGGTGATATCTGTAATGGTGCTAATTTGGATGTGATTAACTGTATTTTCAATGGTAACCATGCAGTTGATATTCCCGGAGGCGTTTTCAATGTTTTTGGAGTTGTCACGAACTTTAATCTCAATCGCATACTCGGAAACACTAATATCCAATGCTGGGGTGCAGTAAACTGGGGAATTAATTGGTATGTTCCTGCCAGTTTAATTGTCACAATAACCGGACCAACAACTGTCAATGCAGGTAATACAATCACATACACCATAACCGTTACCAATAATGGTCAGGGTCATGCGGATAACGTGCAAATTCAGGATATTATCCCTACAATTCTACAGAATTTGGTCCATGACTCGTTTAATCTGGGAACAATAAATGAAGGATCCTCTAAAACAGTTACTATAACTGGAACAGTCCCATCAAGCGTTACCCAGGGAACCATCATAGAAAATAGCGCTACTGTGACTTCCCGCACTCCTGCAACAATTACACCATCAAATATCATAAGAACCATAATCTATGTCATAAAAACAAACCCATTAATCAAAAAAACACTAAGCAATAACCTCAAAATCAGTCAAACATTTGCAATCATCAACAATGGATTATCCAGAGAAACCATAGCAAACCTCATAACCTTACAGGAATGGTTTAAAACAGGTAATAATTATGGTGACGGCGGATGGAGTTACGTTTCAAACAATATGACAATAGCAGGATTAATAATTGCAATTCTAGCTGTTTTTGGAGTTTTAGTAGCATTAAAAAGAAAATAA